The sequence ACAAGAACAACCAAAGTTAAACTAGCAACCTGCCACAAAGAGAAAAACGAAACCCCAACCAAAACACTAgtcaaaaccaaaagaatctAGAGAGTTATAATCGTATTGAAACTCAACTCTCAAGGGAGATAAAGCATCATCTGATTCAGAAACCTTCTATAAACCAACACTATCTATGAAACCCATGtcacaaaatcaaaactttcaaCCAAAACCCTAGAATCTAATTCAATAAGAGAGAGCTGCTACGTACCAAACTAAGCTCTAAAGAGGGTCTAACCTTTCCAGACAAAAGTTAGGCCAAGACTATTTTATTGAACCCATGTTCACAAAATCTAACCTTTCCACCAAAACCCAAGTTATAGAATCTATCCACAGAACGAATCAGAGAAGACAAGAAACCAAAAACCCTAGTTTTGAAAGGCTTGAGTTTTGGTTCTTTCTTCCACATAACGAACAAGGCAATGTAATAACAACAAAGAGGGTCTCACCAAGTCGACGCCTTTCTTCCTTATCTTCACTTCTCGACCTGATTTGGATTCAGAACAAACCCTACAAAACCCTAAACGAAACCCACATTGTCAGTTTACGAGTGACGAGAAGTGCAGATACAGAGGAGTAACAGAATCAGCCAATTTCTctttgtttcagaaaaaaaaaaaaaactttaacttGTGGTTGCTTGCGTTGTACGGAAcatgaagagaaagaagaaagtgattaaacaaaactaaacaaaGCTCAGAGGAAAACCACTACGAAAAGCAGAGTAAAACGATGGCAAAGACTGAgactttatatacaaaaacggtTCAGATTCGTACCGTGAAACTCAGAAGCGAAGGGAGAGAGTGTTTAACGTTGAAATGAGAAAAGAGAgattgtagagagagagagagagaaagtggaCTGGTGTGGTGTGGGGAGGTAATGTTAGTGAGAGAGAGGGGGAAAGTGGGAAACAAAGAAGACgacaatattattattttaaagaaagaataaatttcattaatagtCCTTAGCTTTCATTTAAATACACAACTACCCCTCGTATTGTATCAAGTATTATTAAAAGTTCATCTTTTACTCGTCACCAAGTTGTTCAGTAGTTTTTACTTTCGGGCAATTTTGTTACTTTTTGTCTTTAACTGAAGAAAAATGCCCATAAACTTTTGATAATTGCAAATCTATACATGAGGTGATATTTAAGGAATTGTATCTTATGAAGAATGagaatcaagttttttttttctatgtcaATAAATTTTGACTATTCCTACAATTTTAACTGTCTTTCTATGTTTTTCGGGTTATGCTATTATTATCGATCGGAAAAcacagaaacaaacaaaaattatggaAACAAATTCTTACATAACGCATCGAATAAGCTTTTTCTGAGTTATATAAGAGAAAACTATTAAATAGTGTATTACTCTTTTAGTTCAACATATTTTATGGTTTATActtaatttacaaatttttatatttgtcccatttatttttaaattttgaccATTCATCACAGTTTAATTGTCTTTCTATGTTTTGGGTTCAACTATTATTATCAGTCAGAAAATACAtaattcaaaccaaaattatggaaataaatttttatatgagCGCGTCAACTTAATTTTTTCGAAGTTATATAAGACAAAACTATTAAATATGGTATTACTATTTTAGATCAACATATTTTATGGATTATACTTAATTCACAAATTATCCTAtttatctcatttgtttttaaattttgacgtacgatttaattttctttctatGTTTTCTGGTTCGATTATTATTATCAGTCAAAAATACATAATTCAAACCAAAACTACGGAAGTAAATTTTTACATGAGCCCATCAATTAAACTTTCTTCGGAGTTATATAtatgagaaaaatattatatatggtaTTACTCTTTTAGTTCaacatattttatgatttatatttaattcacaaattatcatattttatctcATTTGTTTGTAAATTTTGACCATTTAGTACAGTTTAATTGTCTTTCTATATTTTTGGGTTTGACTATAAATATGAGtcggaaaatatataattcaaacTAAATTactgaaataaaattttacatgagTGCGCCAATTAATTTTTCGTAGTTATATAAGAGAAAACTATCAAATATGGTATTACTATTTTAGTTCAACATATTCTATGGCTTGTAAATTTTGACCATTCAGTACAATTTAATTgtctttatatgtttttgagctCAACTATTATTATCAGTCGGAAAATACATTATTCAAACCAAATTActgaaataaatttttacatgAGCGCGTCAATTAATTTTTCGTAGttatataaaagaaaactatcaaatatGGTATTACTATTTTAGTTCAACGTATTATATGGCTTGTAAATTTTGACCATTCAGTACAATTTAATTGTCATTCTATGTTTTTGGGCTCGACTATTATTATCGTTCggaaaatataatattcaaaccaaattactgaaataaatttttacatgAACGCGTCAATTAATTTTTTCAGAGTTATATAAGAGAAAGCTATCAAATATGGTATTACTATCTTGGTTCAGCATATTCTATGGCTTGTAAATTTTGACCATCTAGTATAATTTAATTGTCTTTCTATGTTTTTCGGTTCGACTATTATTATCAGTCGGAAAATACATTATTCAAACCAAATTActgaaataaatttttacatgAACGCCTCAATTAAGCTTTTTGGAGTTATATAATGAGAAAACTATCAAATATGGTATTACTTTTTTAGTTCAACATATTCTATGGCTTGTAGATTTTGACCATTCAGTACAATTTAATTGTCTTTATATGTTTTTGGGTTCGACTATTATTATCAGTCGGAAAATACATTATTCAAACCAAATtactgaaataaatatttacacaAGCGCATCAATTAAGTTTTTCGGAGTTATATAAGAGAAAACTATCAAATATGGTATTACTATTTTAGTTCAACATATTCTATGGCTTGTAAATTTTGACCATTCAGTACAATTTAATTGTCTTTATATGTTTTTGGGTTCGACTATTATTATCAGTCAGAAAATACATTATTCAAACCAAATTActgaaataaatttttacatAAGCGCGTCAATTAATTTTTCGTAGTTATATAAGAGAAAACTATCAAATATGGTATTACTATTTTAGTTCAACATATTCTATGGCTTGTAAATTTTGACTATTCAGTACAATTTAATTGTCTTTCTATGTTTCTGGCTCGACTATTATATAAGAGAAAACTATTAAATATGGTAGTACTATATTAGTTCAACATATTTTATGGCTTATACTTGATTCGCGAATCATCCTATTTTATCTCATTTGTTTGTAATTGTGGCATTTTAACTTTTACTCAAAATggatgaaaaaaacaaaaatatcaatattgTAATTTACATATGAACATTTATGTAACGTGTATAAATATTCTATTAGATAAATACTTCATCCATTGAcgttttaaagtatttttttaaataagatgacatttttagtttttagtaaaattaataaacttgTAGTGCTAATGGCTCTTtaaattatttagtttatttttttgtaattgaaatGGGATTACTTAAAtagttaatgatgtttttgtttagaaaaaatatttttttaaaaaaaaaaaattttcaatcGATGTGCACAACTCTAAAACTCAAAtgtagtttttagttttgttagttaagccaaataaataaaaagctgAAGGAGTATCAAAATTGCAAATGGAGTTCATTTAAGAGTGGGTTCACCGACTGGTCCCCTCAATCCTTGACAAAGGCAGACGTAGGTTACTATATTTGGTAACAACGATTGATGAGTAAAATCTGTAGTCACGAAAGCCTGCCTCTATCATCTTTCTTTGTAACAAAACAACTTTAAAATCAAATAGTCTTTCTCATCAGTCATTTTGCTTCACAGAGTATAGGACACACAGAGAGGTAATTTAAGAAGACaagaatataataatatatacgtTGAGTAGAGTGTAGCTCAAAATCATAACAAAGAAGTGGAATCTCACTTTTTGATAGTAACTTGTGATCCAAGGAAAAAATAACTTCGTTGTATCACAGTCAAATGGATGAAATATacgtacacacaagacgtcaaGAGACTCAAGACCTATGTACTGAGCGTTTATTATATACCTATCAACTGAACCGTTTCTTGATTTACACTTAGGTGAGGCACTCCTGTGAAAGATTTGATCAAGAGAAGAGAGATCAGAGAGTGATCTGTATGCCCATCAACTGAAACGTCTTGCGTTTTTTTGGTTGATGCTGCTCGTTGTCTTGAGATGAGTCATTGAGTACCGAGGAAGTTACTTTAGCTGCATAAACAAAATTGGAACCTCATTAACACTCCTTTAAGCACTTTGATTATTAATAAGCTAATCAAAGGCAAGTAGTTAGCAATAGTAAGCCACTAAAAGTATGCAAGAGAAAGAGAGTGAGATGAGTTTCATCACCTAGTGGACTTGTATGTGGCTGCAAAGCCTTTCCGCAATCTACAACTTCTTCCATACCATTAGTTCTTAACATGGCAGTGTCATGATCATCTACTCTGGAACTGTGAGTGATCTTTGGATCTGAGGTATGATCAAGAACACCGGTTTCTGAATCCATTTGATCCTCAGCAACACCAGGTATGAGCAATATGCGAGATGATGAACGGCACGCTTCACATATCCAAATGTGAGGGACATATGGTACAAACAACACCTTTGCGCAATAactgaaacacacaaaaaaacaaaaacaaaaacaaaaacagaacagCCATGAAGCAATCAGAAGATCCTTGACTTGCAAGAGTAAAAAGTAAAGATGACAAATCTAAACCAAAGATTACATTACTTACGTATGCTCGCGAGTATCTCTGCACTTGAAGCATACCATCATCAAACCCGCAATGCCCACACTTCCACATATCTCACACGTCTCCTATACATAGAACGCAGAGCTCTCATAATCAACAACCCTTACGAGTCGTGAAACAAtacaaagaagaggaagagaatcaAGATGACAACAGACAACAGTCACAAGATCACAAGCCttgaacacacacacacacacgcataTATACTCGAATCACTTTAAACGTAAACCAAACAGATCCAAGAATCACCAAACCAACATTAACAACTGCAAGCAAGGACAAGATTGTAGTTTATCATAAGAAACTTGTGACTTACTCTCGATTCTTGCATCCCTTTCATTGAGGAAAGAAGCGAACTCTCAGGTTGATCTTCGTTTACGtttcttcttttcatttgttGCTCTTGATCCAAAGGTCTTCACCGGCGTCGCCTGAAACGTTGTGCCGATAGTGGCAGATGTGGTTTCTATAGAGAAACATAATACGCAGAAGACAGAAACAGAGCCCTAAAACTTAAAATCTTGATTTCATCATATAACAAccatgttaaataatttttttttttaaatgattcttCTGAATCTTTAAATTCGTTACCTCCTGAATCGTCAATTGcgtatttttaaacttgttttaattattaactTATCTAAATTACGTTTTTTCAGAATTATAtaaagttaaaataaattatttaaatggtCACATTTTCAGAACCAGTGTCAAGCGTCTGGTAGATATTGTCATCACACATTGACTCATTAAGTTGCATCTTATAAGTTGCCTTTACgcataatatttttgtaacaaagtaGCAAGTAAAAGACATTTTTAAGAGTATCTCACTTCTCTAGTAAGATTACTTGCGAGCCAAGAaacaaacttttatttatttattttttaaaagaaaccattaaattcagatattttttgtaacaaagtagcaagtaaaatatatttttaagagtgtCTCACTTCTCTAGTTAGATTACTTGCGACCCAAGAAACAacttttatccaaaaaaaaaaaagaaaccataaAATCCAGAAGTCTCTGACAACAACCACTCAGCTCAGCTACACATCTCTCTCTGAATCAGAGGGCGTGTTTGAGTCTGGCTGTTGATTACTCTTtgagtctttttctttttggtttaatCGCGGAGTCTTCATTACCAGAATGCTCGCTTCCAGTGCTCTTCCAGTGTTATACGCACGATTAAGACGAATCGAGTTACCAGTGTCATTAGGACCTTTAGCAAACCCACGCTTAATGAAGAGTACACGAATTGAGGTACGGCACTTTTCACATATCCACTTGTCAGGTACAGTTTTAAAATGCTCCTTTCCGCAATAActgaaacattacaacaaatAAAATCAAGACTTTTGTTAATGATTCAAGTTAGAGGAGGAGGAATCATGAATCCTAATACGTACATATGCATTCCTGCGACTTTGCAGTTGAAGCAAGTCAGCATCCAATCTTCATTTGCATTACTTCCGCACCTGTCACAGGGCTCCTTCTCCTACAAACAATAACAAGACTAATCAATAAACTCATTTTCTTTATATCAATGTGTACCAATAACGCTTCTTTACCTCATAGTTGGTAACGCTTTCCtctctagaagaagaagaagacgaaccGCTTCTTTTGTACTCCTTTACTTTTCTTTTGTACACCATCAGTATCGATCAAAGAAAGAATAGGTTTCGGTTTAAGAAGAAGATGATCGTTTTCTTAGGATGCAAGAAACagcttttgttttcttgtctCTCTCTCAAGAGCCTTTGATGTATTTATATAGGGAAGAGAAGTTCAAATATACGTTGGCCAAATCTAATCAATAGTTTTGACTATattcatattaatttaattgTACTTCTAGTCAATAATTTTGACTATTCACACCTTTTTTTCGATTCGGATTAAACAATTATTATCAATCGGAAAATACAAGTTCAAACAGAAATCACAGAAACAAATTTAAGAGCATCGATTAAAATTTCTTCTAACTTTAATTGTACTTCTAGTCAATAATTTTGACTATTCACATATTTTTCCCGATTcggattaaaaaattattatcaatcGGAAAACACAGTCAAACAGAAATTACATAAACACATTTAAGCGCATCGATTAAAATTTCTTCTTATACAACTTTAATTGTATTTCTAGTCAATAATTTTGATTATTCACACATTTTTGGGATTCAAATTAAACTATTATTATCAATCGTGAACACACAAAGTCAAACATAAATTACATAAACAAATTTAATCGCATTGATTAAACTTTCTTTTTATACAAAAGCTGTATAAGAGAAATGTATTAAATATGATACTATTCTCTTAGTTGAACATATTTTATGGCTTATACTTAATTCACATAGTATcccattttgtatttttttttgtttttttggcaATTAACTTCTAATCCTAAATAAGgtgaaaattttcaaatctagtaatataataatttacatcatgtaatttgtatataaaattttggttacataaatatgtaaaaaattcaGTATAACAGATGAATAGTTTCTCAATTATATTTCATATGTCATATCTCTTTTATGATGTAATATGTTGCAAATCactatcaataaaataaaa is a genomic window of Brassica napus cultivar Da-Ae chromosome A2, Da-Ae, whole genome shotgun sequence containing:
- the LOC125581428 gene encoding uncharacterized protein LOC125581428; this translates as MKRRNVNEDQPESSLLSSMKGMQESRETCEICGSVGIAGLMMVCFKCRDTREHTYCAKVLFVPYVPHIWICEACRSSSRILLIPGVAEDQMDSETGVLDHTSDPKITHSSRVDDHDTAMLRTNGMEEVVDCGKALQPHTSPLAKVTSSVLNDSSQDNEQHQPKKRKTFQLMGIQITL
- the LOC125585146 gene encoding uncharacterized protein LOC125585146, with the translated sequence MVYKRKVKEYKRSGSSSSSSREESVTNYEEKEPCDRCGSNANEDWMLTCFNCKVAGMHIYCGKEHFKTVPDKWICEKCRTSIRVLFIKRGFAKGPNDTGNSIRLNRAYNTGRALEASILVMKTPRLNQKEKDSKSNQQPDSNTPSDSERDV